One Rhodoferax ferrireducens T118 DNA segment encodes these proteins:
- a CDS encoding ABC transporter ATP-binding protein has protein sequence MTPPRLHLAGITKSYPGVVANSDVSLTVMPGETHAVLGENGAGKSTLMKIIYGAVKADAGTMMFNGRSVHIRNPQEARALGISMVFQHFSLFDTITVAENVWLGLGKHLSLAQVTHSITTKAQEYGLDIDPARPVHTLSVGEMQRVEIIRALLTNPQLLILDEPTSVLTPQAVEKLFVVLKKLASEGCSILYISHKLHEIRELCNVCTVLLGGKVTGVCDPAQETNATLSRLMIGAELPQLVRHEPKLGAPLLRVQDLTLARADQFGVDLDGITLEVRAGEVVGIAGVSGNGQKELLYALSGEDVRARPGSMLMGDVDVSRLHPGGRRKLGLHFVPEERLGRGAVPELGLAHNLLLTRHESIAFPHFGGGWIRVAQLEAQASSIIRRFNVKASGPRAVARSLSGGNLQKFIVGREIDANPKLFVVSQPTWGVDVGAAAQIRAEILELRDAGCAVLVLSEELEELFELSDRLHVMALGRLSPSLPIGQATVEKVGEWMSGLWDMEVVHA, from the coding sequence ATGACCCCTCCTCGACTTCATCTTGCAGGTATCACTAAAAGCTATCCCGGTGTCGTCGCCAACAGCGATGTCTCTCTGACCGTCATGCCGGGCGAGACCCACGCGGTGCTGGGTGAAAACGGCGCCGGCAAGTCAACCCTGATGAAAATCATCTATGGCGCGGTCAAGGCCGATGCCGGCACGATGATGTTCAATGGTCGCTCGGTGCACATCCGGAATCCGCAAGAGGCGCGCGCCCTGGGCATCAGCATGGTGTTTCAGCATTTCAGCTTGTTTGACACCATCACCGTGGCTGAGAACGTCTGGCTCGGTTTGGGCAAGCACTTGAGCTTGGCGCAGGTCACACACAGCATCACCACCAAGGCGCAAGAATACGGGCTCGACATCGACCCCGCGCGACCGGTGCACACCTTGAGTGTTGGCGAGATGCAGCGGGTTGAAATCATCCGCGCCCTGCTGACCAACCCGCAGTTGCTGATACTCGATGAGCCCACCTCGGTGCTCACGCCGCAAGCCGTGGAGAAGCTGTTTGTGGTGCTGAAAAAGCTCGCCAGTGAGGGCTGCAGCATTTTGTACATCAGCCACAAATTGCACGAAATCCGCGAGTTGTGCAATGTCTGTACCGTGCTGCTGGGTGGCAAAGTCACCGGGGTGTGTGACCCGGCCCAGGAGACCAACGCCACTTTGTCGCGCCTGATGATCGGTGCCGAGTTGCCCCAACTCGTGCGGCACGAGCCCAAGCTGGGGGCGCCGCTGCTACGGGTGCAAGACCTCACGCTGGCTCGCGCCGACCAGTTTGGCGTGGACCTGGACGGCATCACGCTGGAGGTGCGCGCGGGCGAGGTGGTGGGTATTGCCGGCGTGTCCGGCAACGGCCAAAAGGAATTGCTCTACGCCTTGTCGGGTGAAGATGTGCGTGCCAGGCCGGGGTCGATGCTGATGGGCGACGTTGATGTGTCGCGCCTGCACCCGGGTGGACGGCGCAAGTTGGGCTTGCATTTTGTGCCTGAAGAGCGACTGGGTCGCGGTGCCGTGCCCGAGTTGGGGCTGGCGCACAACCTGCTGCTCACGCGCCATGAATCCATTGCCTTTCCGCACTTTGGCGGGGGCTGGATCAGGGTTGCACAACTTGAGGCGCAGGCATCAAGCATCATCAGACGGTTCAACGTCAAGGCCAGCGGCCCACGCGCGGTGGCGCGGTCCTTGTCAGGTGGCAATCTGCAGAAATTCATCGTCGGTCGCGAAATTGATGCGAATCCCAAGCTGTTTGTCGTGTCGCAACCCACTTGGGGCGTCGATGTGGGGGCAGCGGCGCAAATTCGGGCCGAAATACTGGAACTGCGCGATGCCGGCTGCGCCGTGCTGGTGCTGAGCGAGGAGTTGGAGGAACTGTTTGAACTCAGCGACCGCCTGCATGTGATGGCCCTGGGCCGACTGTCTCCCTCGCTGCCGATTGGGCAGGCCACGGTGGAAAAAGTAGGCGAGTGGATGAGCGGCTTGTGGGATATGGAGGTGGTACATGCTTAG
- a CDS encoding ABC transporter ATP-binding protein: MTDTVLNVANVSKRFGGLQALSDVGIQIKRGQVYGLIGPNGAGKTTFFNVLTGLYAPDSGSFELAGKTYQPNAVHLVAKAGIARTFQNIRLFAEMTALENVMVGRHVRTHSGLLGAIFRTPGFKREEAAIAERAQELLDYVGIGKLADYKARTLSYGDQRRLEIARALATDPQLIALDEPAAGMNATEKVLLRELIDKIRNDNRTILLIEHDVKLVMGLCDRVTVLDYGKQIAEGTPADVQRNEKVIEAYLGTSGH; encoded by the coding sequence AACGATTTGGCGGCCTGCAGGCTCTGAGCGATGTCGGCATCCAAATCAAACGCGGCCAGGTTTACGGCCTGATCGGCCCCAACGGCGCCGGCAAAACCACGTTCTTTAATGTGCTCACGGGCCTGTATGCGCCTGACAGCGGCAGCTTTGAGCTCGCTGGCAAGACGTACCAGCCCAACGCCGTCCATCTGGTGGCCAAGGCGGGTATTGCACGCACCTTCCAGAATATTCGCCTGTTCGCCGAGATGACCGCGCTGGAGAATGTCATGGTCGGACGTCACGTCCGCACGCATTCGGGCCTGCTCGGGGCCATCTTCCGCACACCGGGTTTCAAGAGAGAAGAAGCCGCGATTGCCGAACGTGCGCAGGAGTTGCTGGACTATGTCGGCATTGGCAAATTGGCCGACTACAAGGCCCGCACGCTGAGTTACGGCGACCAGCGCCGCCTTGAAATTGCCCGCGCGCTGGCGACCGATCCGCAACTGATTGCCCTTGATGAGCCCGCCGCCGGCATGAACGCAACCGAAAAGGTCTTGTTGCGTGAGCTGATCGACAAAATTCGCAATGACAACCGCACGATCTTGCTGATTGAGCATGATGTGAAGCTGGTGATGGGTTTGTGCGACCGTGTCACGGTACTGGACTACGGCAAACAGATTGCCGAAGGCACGCCGGCCGATGTGCAGCGAAACGAAAAAGTAATTGAGGCCTATCTGGGCACCAGTGGGCACTAG
- a CDS encoding ABC transporter ATP-binding protein — translation MAKTLLKVTGLKVAYGGIQAVKGIDFEVHEGELVSLIGSNGAGKTTTMKAITGSLPINDGDIEYLGKSIRGQGPWDLVKQGLAMVPEGRGVFTRMTIIENLQMGAYIRNDKPEIQADIDKVFTIFPRLKERRDQLAGTLSGGEQQMLAMGRALMSRPKVLLMDEPSMGLAPIMVDKIFEVVRDVYAQGVTVLLVEQNASRALAIADRGYVMESGIITMSGDAKTMLHDPKVRAAYLGE, via the coding sequence ATGGCAAAAACTCTTCTCAAAGTAACTGGTCTCAAAGTAGCTTACGGCGGCATCCAGGCCGTCAAAGGCATTGACTTTGAAGTGCACGAGGGCGAACTGGTCTCGTTGATCGGCTCCAACGGCGCTGGCAAAACCACGACCATGAAAGCCATCACCGGCAGTTTGCCGATCAACGATGGCGATATTGAATACTTGGGCAAAAGCATTCGCGGCCAAGGCCCCTGGGACTTGGTGAAACAGGGCCTGGCCATGGTGCCGGAAGGGCGTGGCGTCTTCACCCGCATGACGATTATTGAAAACCTTCAGATGGGCGCCTACATCCGTAACGACAAGCCCGAGATACAGGCTGATATTGACAAGGTGTTCACCATCTTCCCGCGCCTCAAAGAGCGCCGTGATCAACTGGCGGGTACCTTGTCTGGCGGCGAGCAGCAAATGCTGGCCATGGGCCGCGCCTTGATGAGCCGCCCCAAAGTGCTGCTGATGGACGAGCCTTCCATGGGTCTGGCACCGATCATGGTGGACAAGATTTTTGAAGTGGTGCGTGATGTCTACGCACAAGGCGTGACGGTGTTGCTGGTGGAGCAAAACGCCAGTCGGGCCTTGGCCATTGCCGACCGCGGTTACGTGATGGAGTCCGGCATCATCACCATGTCGGGCGATGCCAAAACCATGCTTCACGACCCGAAAGTGCGCGCTGCTTATTTGGGTGAGTAA
- a CDS encoding SPOR domain-containing protein, translated as MTSPTTFASPDITVLDRSPENATAALYRAAIGPINSGYYVPVFVRFEAVGRAGPSWNWAASLYTLNWMIFRHLWAAAGVYVTLVLGLFLLVFGMGRLLLHGSEAVDLVLMVVCCGLSYVLPGVFGNAIFHAKSRQKMAAALSATPTLADACKRLNQQASSRQRFLRLASANLALAAIAALAYVAWPTATMRPVSPAAIPVIGNLASPVPAPVVAVQSINIDAVPTATAMPTPTPAASLVAGEPASVPAGGKLIVPLAKIVTAAASVTPQNPTTLPVTGQRYFINVGLFAKDRNARNAYAKLRAAGLPAFKQTLKGRTRVRVGPFATQVGADAAAEQIHALQLDAVVFQL; from the coding sequence ATGACCAGCCCCACCACGTTTGCTTCCCCTGACATCACCGTGCTGGACCGGTCGCCGGAGAATGCCACCGCCGCCCTGTACCGCGCCGCCATCGGACCGATCAACTCTGGCTATTACGTCCCTGTCTTTGTGCGCTTTGAGGCGGTCGGGCGCGCGGGCCCAAGCTGGAACTGGGCGGCCAGCCTGTACACCCTGAATTGGATGATTTTCAGGCACCTGTGGGCCGCGGCAGGCGTCTATGTCACGCTCGTGCTGGGTCTGTTTCTGCTGGTGTTCGGCATGGGCCGCCTGCTGTTGCACGGCTCTGAGGCGGTCGACCTGGTTTTGATGGTGGTGTGCTGCGGGCTCAGCTACGTGCTGCCAGGCGTCTTCGGGAATGCCATTTTTCATGCCAAGAGCCGCCAGAAAATGGCCGCTGCGTTGTCCGCCACCCCGACGCTGGCAGATGCCTGCAAGCGATTGAACCAGCAGGCCAGTTCCCGTCAACGCTTTCTCCGGCTGGCATCGGCTAATTTGGCGCTGGCGGCCATTGCCGCACTGGCTTATGTCGCGTGGCCAACAGCGACCATGAGACCGGTCAGCCCGGCGGCAATCCCCGTCATAGGCAATCTCGCGTCGCCTGTGCCAGCGCCAGTTGTTGCCGTCCAATCTATCAATATAGACGCAGTTCCAACGGCAACGGCAATGCCAACGCCGACTCCGGCTGCATCCCTTGTCGCTGGCGAGCCTGCATCGGTGCCGGCAGGGGGCAAACTGATCGTGCCGCTGGCCAAAATCGTCACGGCAGCGGCTAGCGTCACACCACAGAACCCGACTACTTTGCCAGTGACAGGGCAACGCTACTTCATCAATGTTGGTCTGTTTGCGAAAGACCGCAATGCGCGCAACGCTTACGCGAAATTGCGCGCAGCAGGTCTGCCCGCCTTCAAGCAGACGCTTAAAGGCCGCACCCGCGTGCGCGTTGGACCCTTTGCCACCCAGGTCGGGGCCGATGCAGCGGCCGAACAAATCCATGCACTGCAATTGGACGCTGTGGTGTTTCAACTCTAG
- a CDS encoding Crp/Fnr family transcriptional regulator, producing the protein MLSIHTIARAVKREVAARGALLLRRANLSPWVTYVESGRVALGVMDGDVMEHQLGVVEGPCWLEATSAVLNLPHAVDAVAETEVILRRVPVAEFLRSLATMSMSAQTVLRDVAKAHRQQTELAISRLAKDAEARCAEWLLQHAQTGDRGVLAVLLQQRKRSVAAQLGIAPETFSRVLRHMRERSLISGSGRTLNLVDPGGLRLLAGV; encoded by the coding sequence ATGCTTTCTATTCATACTATTGCCCGGGCCGTTAAGCGAGAAGTTGCTGCTCGGGGTGCGCTCTTGCTCAGGCGCGCCAATCTCTCGCCGTGGGTCACTTATGTGGAGTCGGGGCGTGTGGCCCTGGGCGTCATGGACGGTGACGTCATGGAGCACCAGTTGGGTGTGGTTGAAGGCCCTTGCTGGCTGGAGGCGACGTCTGCCGTGCTGAACCTGCCGCATGCCGTCGATGCGGTCGCAGAAACTGAAGTTATTTTGCGCCGTGTGCCAGTGGCTGAATTTCTTCGTTCGCTGGCTACGATGTCGATGTCAGCTCAGACGGTCTTGCGCGACGTCGCCAAGGCGCACCGCCAGCAAACCGAATTGGCGATCAGCCGCCTGGCCAAAGATGCCGAGGCGCGCTGTGCCGAGTGGCTGCTGCAGCATGCCCAGACGGGCGACCGAGGCGTGTTGGCGGTGCTGTTGCAGCAGCGCAAGCGATCGGTTGCAGCACAGTTGGGCATTGCGCCTGAGACATTTTCCCGTGTGTTGCGCCACATGCGTGAGCGCAGCCTGATCAGCGGTTCGGGCCGCACCTTGAATCTGGTGGATCCGGGCGGGCTTCGGTTACTCGCTGGCGTCTGA